From the genome of Malus sylvestris chromosome 6, drMalSylv7.2, whole genome shotgun sequence, one region includes:
- the LOC126626340 gene encoding zinc finger protein ZAT4-like: MERHRCKLCSRAFANGRALGGHMKAHLATFPLPPKTHQITESDSSSSSSSGEEPEKEEQHLQEEEEEEKGLTYGLRENPKRSFRLADPEFSFVDAGSVIQDRESETESRNPTRRRSKRNRRSFVVVTDNLQSQKLELKKKPKTISTPPRLAESPPLAAELEPVSSVSDTSPEEDVAMCLMMLSRDVWMIRLHDHQQADQSVQVQEQSRQVVEELEGVKLKKLRGKNRCEKCNKLFRSFQAMCGHKKICFRNEEEAINNAGGEKLFECPFCYKIFGSGQALGGHKRSHLSGSSRSMVVSMAAKTEVKEGFLDLNLPAPEEDDEFSVLSDA; this comes from the coding sequence ATGGAGAGGCACAGATGCAAGCTCTGCTCTAGGGCTTTTGCTAATGGCAGAGCACTGGGTGGTCATATGAAGGCTCACTTGGCAACTTTTCCTCTTCCCCCTAAAACCCACCAAATCACTGAGTCCGACTCGTCTTCATCTTCCTCCTCCGGCGAAGAACCAGAAAAAGAAGAACAACatttgcaagaagaagaagaagaggaaaagggTTTGACTTATGGGTTGAGAGAGAACCCAAAGAGGAGTTTCCGGCTTGCAGATCCTGAGTTTTCTTTTGTTGATGCTGGGTCGGTGATTcaagacagagagagtgagacCGAGTCAAGAAATCCAACTCGGAGACGATCCAAGCGGAATCGAAGATCATTCGTTGTTGTTACAGATAATCTGCAGAGCCAGAAGTTGGAGTTGAAGAAAAAACCCAAGACAATTTCAACACCGCCGCGTTTGGCCGAGTCTCCTCCTCTAGCGGCAGAGCTTGAGCCGGTGAGCTCGGTCTCCGATACTTCTCCGGAAGAAGATGTTGCTATGTGCCTTATGATGCTGTCAAGAGATGTGTGGATGATAAGATTACATGATCATCAGCAAGCAGATCAATCGGTTCAAGTTCAAGAACAAAGTAGGCAAGTAGTGGAGGAGCTCGAGGGGGTCAAATTGAAGAAACTTCGAGGGAAGAATCGGTGTGAGAAATGCAACAAACTGTTTCGATCTTTTCAAGCAATGTGCGGCCACAAAAAGATTTGCTTTCGCAACGAGGAGGAAGCAATCAACAATGCAGGTGGTGAGAAGCTGTTTGAGTGCCCCTTTTGCTACAAAATATTTGGTTCCGGTCAAGCTCTTGGCGGTCACAAAAGATCTCACCTTTCGGGTTCTTCAAGATCAATGGTTGTATCAATGGCTGCAAAAACTGAAGTTAAAGAGGGTTTCCTAGATCTCAACCTGCCTGCTccggaagaagatgatgaatttAGCGTGCTATCGGATGCGTAA